One segment of Streptomyces sp. TG1A-8 DNA contains the following:
- a CDS encoding aldehyde dehydrogenase, with protein MLREAAQEESAEAPSGLKSYDLYIAGKDVAGDGWVYTVSGRSLLEDVFTSVSLKRSLEQDPESEAARHPYVVGRCAIADDSAIDLATQAAAAAAPDWAAVPLERRMRLGTRFREELIKHEDEFLRMLVAESHPVKLARWELSCLLQIYAPGSLRWYMKQMRVEKEYNGRRLILHRQPDGVVAFNPPQNAPLPSAALCVLALMAGNAVVVRAPRSIALSTMWLLRDIVAPLLEEIDAPAGVLNAVCSNPKQTMDRWVADPLINDIFYIGGSQEGLRFEQQCVAHGKKPILELAGNDGIVVWKDADVKWAAEAITEAFYGSGQICMVPNYVLVHPDIAEDLIDEIKEQVKGIRPGLPEEEDVLLSPVRRSERFFRLLRQALDNGAELVTGGHRTEVDGTVSETGVFLQPTVVRVEGLDRARTYDVVREETFFPLIPVVVPERDHDDALLESFLQFVNSNDYGLRNSLWSRSDHIIETFVRRVVNGGLLKVNDSHIGFLPYLPSHGGTGRTGGAFGEANYPMLKTSHVQGVSIARDVSPYDAVFGA; from the coding sequence ATGCTTCGCGAAGCCGCGCAGGAGGAGAGTGCTGAGGCACCTTCCGGATTGAAGAGCTATGACCTCTACATCGCGGGCAAGGACGTCGCCGGAGACGGATGGGTCTACACCGTCAGCGGACGATCCCTGCTGGAGGACGTTTTCACGAGCGTCAGCCTGAAGCGCTCCCTGGAACAGGATCCCGAGTCCGAAGCGGCCCGGCACCCCTACGTCGTCGGGCGCTGCGCGATCGCGGACGACTCCGCCATCGACCTGGCCACGCAGGCGGCCGCCGCGGCCGCGCCCGACTGGGCGGCCGTACCGCTGGAGCGGCGGATGCGGCTGGGTACCCGGTTCCGGGAGGAACTCATCAAGCACGAGGACGAGTTCCTGCGGATGCTCGTCGCCGAGTCGCACCCGGTGAAGCTGGCCCGCTGGGAGCTGAGCTGTCTGCTGCAGATCTACGCGCCCGGTTCCCTGCGCTGGTACATGAAGCAGATGCGGGTCGAGAAGGAGTACAACGGCCGCAGGCTGATCCTGCACCGCCAGCCGGACGGCGTGGTCGCCTTCAACCCGCCGCAGAACGCCCCGCTGCCGAGCGCCGCGCTGTGCGTGCTGGCGCTGATGGCCGGCAACGCCGTGGTGGTGCGGGCGCCCCGCAGCATCGCGCTGTCCACCATGTGGCTGCTGCGGGACATCGTCGCCCCGCTGCTGGAGGAGATCGACGCGCCGGCCGGTGTGCTCAACGCGGTGTGCTCCAACCCGAAGCAGACCATGGACCGCTGGGTCGCCGACCCCCTGATCAACGACATCTTCTACATCGGCGGCAGCCAGGAGGGCCTGCGCTTCGAGCAGCAGTGCGTGGCGCACGGCAAGAAGCCGATCCTGGAGCTGGCCGGCAACGACGGCATCGTGGTCTGGAAGGACGCCGACGTGAAGTGGGCGGCCGAGGCGATCACGGAGGCCTTCTACGGCTCCGGGCAGATCTGCATGGTCCCCAACTACGTGCTGGTCCACCCGGACATCGCCGAGGACCTGATCGACGAGATCAAGGAACAGGTCAAGGGCATCAGGCCGGGCCTGCCCGAGGAGGAGGACGTGCTGCTGTCGCCGGTCAGGCGCAGCGAGCGGTTCTTCCGGCTGCTGCGGCAGGCGCTGGACAACGGCGCCGAGCTGGTCACCGGCGGCCACCGCACCGAGGTCGACGGCACCGTCTCCGAGACGGGCGTGTTCCTGCAGCCGACGGTGGTGCGGGTGGAGGGCCTGGACCGGGCACGGACCTACGACGTGGTCCGCGAGGAGACGTTCTTCCCGCTGATCCCGGTCGTGGTCCCCGAACGCGACCACGACGACGCGCTGCTGGAGTCCTTCCTGCAGTTCGTCAACAGCAACGACTACGGGCTGCGCAACTCCCTGTGGTCGCGCTCGGACCACATCATCGAAACCTTCGTGCGCCGGGTGGTCAACGGCGGCCTGCTGAAGGTCAACGACTCCCACATCGGCTTCCTGCCCTACCTGCCGAGCCACGGCGGCACCGGCCGCACCGGCGGCGCCTTCGGCGAGGCCAACTACCCGATGCTCAAGACCTCCCATGTCCAGGGAGTCAGCATCGCCCGCGACGTGAGTCCGTACGACGCGGTCTTCGGCGCCTGA
- a CDS encoding acyl-CoA dehydrogenase family protein: MRSLDAARTACERFHPGLLKELEQIPYAERERPGSPVIDLFRIHGGVGLLIPESYGGHGAAPLEALRVQLALGAVSPSLAAAVSMHHFTAAMLYSLAVKSGRLTTAQTELLYRIVPEQQVMASGWAEGRTAQNILKPAVTARPVEGGFLLSGSKKPCSLSRSMSLLTASIAIHGEDGGEPELALALVPADAPGMSVHDFWGNDLLAGAESDEVRLEDVFVPAEMVVRAGADDPTRLDDLQSAGFVWFEMLISAGYAGSAAALVEQVLERKRGSAEERAALAVDMEAALALLEGVARGTGQEPGDEESVARVLVARYAVQNALPDIVARALELLGGLDFINNTASAQAAAATRALAFHPPSRIAAAEPLLRYFDGGPLVLA, from the coding sequence GTGCGTTCCCTCGATGCCGCCCGGACCGCCTGCGAGCGGTTCCACCCCGGACTGCTCAAGGAGCTGGAGCAGATTCCGTACGCCGAGCGGGAGCGGCCCGGCAGCCCGGTGATCGACCTGTTCCGCATCCACGGCGGGGTGGGCCTGCTCATCCCCGAGTCCTACGGCGGTCACGGCGCCGCCCCGCTGGAGGCGCTGCGCGTGCAGCTCGCCCTCGGCGCGGTGTCCCCGTCGCTGGCCGCGGCCGTGTCCATGCACCACTTCACCGCCGCCATGCTGTACTCGCTGGCGGTCAAGTCCGGCCGGCTCACCACCGCGCAGACCGAACTGCTGTACCGGATCGTGCCCGAGCAGCAGGTGATGGCCTCCGGCTGGGCCGAGGGCCGTACCGCGCAGAACATCCTCAAGCCGGCCGTGACCGCGCGTCCGGTGGAGGGCGGGTTCCTGCTGTCCGGGTCGAAGAAGCCGTGCAGCCTGTCCCGTTCGATGAGCCTGCTCACGGCGTCCATCGCGATCCACGGCGAGGACGGCGGCGAGCCGGAGCTGGCGCTCGCGCTGGTCCCGGCCGACGCGCCCGGCATGTCGGTGCACGACTTCTGGGGCAACGACCTGCTGGCGGGCGCGGAGAGCGACGAGGTGCGTCTGGAGGACGTGTTCGTCCCGGCCGAGATGGTCGTCCGGGCCGGCGCCGACGACCCGACCCGCCTCGACGACCTGCAGTCGGCCGGGTTCGTCTGGTTCGAGATGCTCATCTCGGCCGGGTACGCCGGCTCCGCCGCCGCCCTGGTGGAGCAGGTGCTGGAGCGCAAGCGGGGCAGCGCCGAGGAGCGGGCCGCGCTCGCCGTCGACATGGAGGCCGCGCTGGCGCTGCTGGAGGGCGTGGCCCGCGGCACCGGCCAGGAGCCCGGCGACGAGGAGTCGGTGGCCCGGGTGCTGGTGGCCCGGTACGCCGTGCAGAACGCGCTGCCGGACATCGTGGCCCGCGCCCTGGAACTGCTCGGCGGTCTGGACTTCATCAACAACACCGCCAGCGCCCAGGCGGCCGCCGCGACCCGCGCCCTGGCCTTCCACCCGCCCTCCCGCATCGCCGCCGCGGAGCCGCTGCTGCGGTACTTCGACGGGGGCCCACTGGTCCTGGCCTGA
- a CDS encoding aspartate aminotransferase family protein, whose product MTVIQDSPAATAADNEAEILGLYRAHLSKGRATLAELFGSHMETASEGAWLTTSDGERFLNAGGYGVFIMGARHPIVMEEVERQLRTHPTATRILLEPTVARAAEALVSVLPPGLDRVHFALSGAEAVETGLKLARAGGFKRTVSMRGGYHGKTLGALSATAKDVYQAPFRPLVPDFLHLPFGDADALEAELAAHPGQVCVILEPVQGEGGVIIPPKGYLKRVEELVREYEGFLILDEVQSGFGRLGEWWGADIEGVVPDVLLTGKALGGGVMPVSAAVATRKAFRPFDKDPYVHTATFSGQPVLMAAVQGAIRAVKEERLVTRAMDLGARLLPRIAEVAHRNIPELVVDVRGKGLLIGVELVEAGLAGELLIELFNHGVVANHSMNGSSVVRFTPPAVLDDTDVDFLVNSFDLATRDLIRGAAKMPEGGN is encoded by the coding sequence GTGACCGTCATTCAGGATTCCCCGGCGGCGACGGCCGCCGACAACGAGGCGGAGATCCTCGGCCTGTACCGGGCCCACCTCAGCAAGGGCCGGGCCACGCTCGCCGAGCTGTTCGGCAGCCACATGGAGACGGCGTCCGAGGGCGCCTGGCTCACCACCAGCGACGGTGAGCGCTTCCTGAACGCCGGCGGCTACGGCGTGTTCATCATGGGCGCCCGGCACCCGATCGTCATGGAGGAGGTGGAGCGCCAGCTGCGCACCCACCCCACCGCGACCCGCATCCTGCTGGAGCCGACGGTGGCCCGCGCCGCCGAGGCCCTGGTCTCCGTGCTGCCGCCCGGCCTGGACCGCGTGCACTTCGCGCTGTCCGGCGCGGAGGCGGTCGAGACCGGCCTGAAGCTGGCCCGCGCGGGCGGTTTCAAGCGGACCGTCTCGATGCGCGGCGGCTACCACGGCAAGACCCTCGGCGCGCTGTCGGCGACCGCGAAGGACGTCTACCAGGCACCGTTCCGCCCGCTCGTGCCCGACTTCCTGCACCTGCCCTTCGGGGACGCCGACGCCCTGGAGGCCGAGCTCGCCGCCCACCCGGGCCAGGTGTGCGTGATCCTGGAGCCGGTGCAGGGCGAGGGCGGGGTCATCATCCCGCCGAAGGGCTACCTCAAGCGGGTCGAGGAACTGGTCCGCGAGTACGAGGGCTTCCTCATCCTCGACGAGGTGCAGTCCGGCTTCGGCCGGCTCGGCGAGTGGTGGGGCGCCGACATCGAGGGCGTCGTCCCGGACGTCCTGCTCACCGGCAAGGCGCTCGGCGGCGGGGTGATGCCGGTGTCGGCGGCCGTCGCCACCCGCAAGGCGTTCCGCCCCTTCGACAAGGACCCCTACGTCCACACCGCCACCTTCTCCGGGCAGCCGGTGCTGATGGCCGCGGTGCAGGGCGCGATCCGGGCCGTCAAGGAGGAGCGCCTGGTCACCCGGGCCATGGACCTCGGTGCCCGGCTGCTGCCGCGGATCGCGGAGGTCGCCCACCGCAACATCCCCGAACTGGTCGTGGACGTGCGCGGCAAGGGTCTGCTCATCGGTGTGGAGCTCGTGGAGGCCGGCCTGGCCGGCGAGCTGCTGATCGAGCTGTTCAACCACGGCGTGGTCGCCAACCACTCCATGAACGGCAGCTCGGTGGTGCGGTTCACCCCGCCCGCCGTGCTGGACGACACCGACGTGGACTTCCTCGTCAACTCCTTCGACCTGGCCACCCGCGACCTCATCCGGGGCGCGGCCAAGATGCCGGAAGGCGGTAACTGA
- a CDS encoding type II toxin-antitoxin system RatA family toxin: MRHVELDALIPAEQAEEVLHAVRRWEKYPDLAPHVNATTVHASYPDPKASSSWELHFRSGLLRWTEDDVVLPESGEIRFEQSDGDFDSFSGTWTVRQDGADVTVRFDADFDFGIPSLEGILDPIAERVIKETVAWALTGLYPAVRIQGGVELTEPAAVGA; the protein is encoded by the coding sequence GTGCGACACGTCGAACTCGATGCCCTGATACCCGCGGAGCAGGCCGAAGAGGTCCTGCACGCCGTACGTCGCTGGGAGAAGTACCCGGACCTGGCGCCCCACGTCAACGCGACCACCGTGCACGCCTCCTACCCCGACCCGAAGGCCTCCTCCAGCTGGGAGCTGCACTTCCGCAGCGGCCTGCTGCGCTGGACCGAGGACGACGTGGTGCTGCCGGAGAGCGGCGAGATCCGCTTCGAGCAGTCCGACGGCGACTTCGACTCGTTCTCCGGGACCTGGACGGTCCGGCAGGACGGCGCGGACGTGACCGTCCGCTTCGACGCCGACTTCGACTTCGGCATCCCGAGCCTGGAGGGCATCCTCGACCCGATCGCCGAGCGGGTCATCAAGGAGACCGTCGCCTGGGCGCTGACCGGACTGTACCCGGCGGTCCGCATCCAGGGCGGCGTCGAACTCACCGAGCCCGCCGCGGTCGGCGCCTAG
- a CDS encoding flavin reductase family protein, which produces MTTATDVRRPVRQDPAERRRALYHLASPVSVLTTGPEERMHGTTASTVTLVSREPLLVGVALRAGSSFARLAAAEGRFAINVLAGDQADVARRFADSGRPDGEAAFAGLAWTADPYAHAPLVAGALAHYVCRFHSAHAAGDSELLLGYVVRATADEGLPLFSYAGALYAGSLRPAKETAAS; this is translated from the coding sequence ATGACGACGGCCACCGACGTACGGCGTCCCGTCCGGCAGGACCCGGCGGAGCGCCGGCGGGCCCTGTACCACCTGGCGTCCCCGGTGTCGGTGCTGACCACCGGCCCCGAGGAGCGGATGCACGGCACCACCGCGAGCACGGTCACCCTCGTCTCGCGCGAGCCCCTGCTCGTCGGGGTCGCGCTGCGGGCGGGCTCGTCCTTCGCGCGGCTGGCCGCCGCCGAGGGCCGGTTCGCGATCAACGTGCTCGCCGGCGACCAGGCCGACGTGGCCCGGCGGTTCGCCGACAGCGGCCGGCCCGACGGCGAGGCGGCCTTCGCGGGCCTGGCCTGGACGGCGGACCCGTACGCGCACGCCCCGCTGGTCGCGGGCGCGCTCGCCCACTACGTGTGCCGCTTCCACTCCGCGCACGCGGCCGGCGACAGCGAGCTGCTGCTCGGCTACGTCGTCCGCGCCACCGCGGACGAGGGACTGCCGCTGTTCAGTTACGCCGGCGCGCTGTACGCCGGCTCCCTGCGCCCGGCGAAGGAGACCGCCGCATCATGA
- a CDS encoding VlmB-like protein, with product MTAPIAPEADWEKAPGLLDGAKELTLGPEECDLAYWITSVAQGTLRDRGATGHHENAITPDFLKAPGPLREALVLEFGFRALAEELATRLLGHYVSIAPGIPEMEFYATQLLDEARHARVFRQHLVELGVPAGTLLKDIDEMARDYRKRVLDPVVDFTLDIVRDQADFPGGVAVFAIIIEGVLAPAAELSERKWTPLSPATGEISRGTAIDEIRHLTVASTILRDHVIAHPEYRPRLLEILRAGVKLWDEIPDREFVIHREELFQEGMFQHADKIGDYEIWPGVRLLDTTAEQRYDMAEQWTDEMAEVRMKYMGLPVEVLSSEAGA from the coding sequence ATGACCGCACCCATTGCCCCCGAGGCCGACTGGGAGAAGGCACCCGGTCTGCTCGACGGCGCGAAGGAACTCACCCTCGGCCCCGAGGAGTGCGACCTCGCCTACTGGATCACCTCGGTGGCCCAGGGCACGCTGCGCGACCGCGGGGCGACCGGCCACCACGAGAACGCGATCACCCCGGACTTCCTGAAGGCACCCGGCCCGCTGCGCGAGGCACTGGTGCTGGAGTTCGGCTTCCGGGCGCTGGCGGAGGAGCTGGCCACCCGGCTGCTCGGCCACTACGTGTCGATCGCGCCCGGCATCCCGGAGATGGAGTTCTACGCCACCCAGCTGCTGGACGAGGCCCGGCACGCCCGGGTCTTCCGCCAGCACCTGGTGGAGCTGGGCGTGCCGGCCGGGACCCTGCTGAAGGACATCGACGAGATGGCCCGGGACTACCGCAAGCGGGTCCTCGACCCGGTGGTGGACTTCACCCTGGACATCGTCCGCGACCAGGCCGACTTCCCCGGCGGGGTGGCCGTGTTCGCCATCATCATCGAAGGGGTGCTCGCCCCGGCCGCCGAGCTGAGCGAGCGCAAGTGGACCCCGCTGTCCCCGGCGACCGGGGAGATCTCGCGCGGCACCGCCATCGACGAGATCCGCCACCTGACCGTGGCCAGCACCATCCTGCGCGACCACGTGATCGCGCACCCGGAGTACCGGCCGCGGCTGCTGGAGATCCTGCGCGCCGGCGTGAAGCTGTGGGACGAGATCCCGGACCGGGAGTTCGTCATCCACCGCGAGGAACTGTTCCAGGAGGGCATGTTCCAGCACGCCGACAAGATCGGGGACTACGAGATCTGGCCGGGCGTGCGGCTGCTCGACACCACCGCCGAGCAGCGCTACGACATGGCCGAGCAGTGGACCGACGAGATGGCCGAGGTCCGCATGAAGTACATGGGCCTGCCCGTCGAGGTCCTCTCCTCGGAGGCCGGCGCATGA
- a CDS encoding beta-ketoacyl-ACP synthase III yields the protein MSTGRAAVITGIGSYVPPNVVTNDDLAARLDTSDAWIRSRTGIAERCVVTPGTSTGNLAVEAGLRALKSAGDERVEAVVLATTTPDQPCPATAPQVAARLGLGQVPAFDVAAVCSGFLYGLASAAGLIAAGIADRVLLIAADAFTTIINPEDRTTAVIFADGAGAVVLRAGSAGEPGAIGPLVLGSDGELSHLIEVPAGGSRQRSSGRPGDPEDYFFRMLGRDTYRHAVERMTAASTEAAGRTGWRLADVDRFVAHQANARILEAVSDRLGIPAERRLSNIARVGNTGAASIPLLLAEATAEGSLAAGHRVLLTAFGGGLSWGAATVTWPELQTT from the coding sequence ATGAGTACCGGGCGGGCCGCGGTGATCACCGGCATCGGGTCGTACGTCCCGCCCAACGTGGTGACCAACGACGACCTGGCCGCCCGGCTGGACACCTCCGACGCGTGGATCCGGTCGCGCACCGGGATCGCCGAGCGGTGCGTGGTGACGCCCGGCACCTCCACGGGCAACCTCGCGGTGGAGGCGGGCCTGCGGGCGCTGAAGTCGGCGGGCGACGAGCGGGTGGAGGCGGTGGTGCTGGCCACCACCACCCCGGACCAGCCGTGCCCGGCGACCGCTCCGCAGGTGGCCGCCCGGCTGGGGCTCGGACAGGTGCCCGCCTTCGACGTGGCGGCCGTCTGCTCCGGCTTCCTGTACGGACTGGCCTCGGCCGCGGGGCTGATCGCGGCCGGGATCGCGGACCGGGTGCTGCTGATCGCGGCGGACGCCTTCACCACGATCATCAACCCGGAGGACCGCACCACCGCGGTCATCTTCGCGGACGGCGCGGGCGCGGTGGTGCTGCGCGCCGGCTCGGCCGGGGAGCCGGGGGCGATCGGCCCGCTGGTGCTCGGCAGCGACGGCGAGCTGAGCCATCTGATCGAGGTGCCGGCGGGCGGCTCCCGGCAGCGTTCCTCGGGCCGGCCGGGCGATCCCGAGGACTACTTCTTCCGGATGCTCGGCCGGGACACCTACCGGCACGCGGTGGAACGCATGACCGCCGCGTCCACCGAGGCGGCCGGGCGCACCGGCTGGCGGCTGGCGGACGTCGACCGGTTCGTGGCGCACCAGGCCAACGCCCGCATCCTGGAGGCCGTCTCGGACCGGCTCGGCATCCCCGCCGAGCGCCGGCTGAGCAACATCGCGCGGGTCGGCAACACCGGCGCGGCCTCGATCCCGCTGCTGCTGGCCGAGGCGACCGCCGAGGGGTCGCTCGCCGCGGGCCACCGGGTGCTGCTCACCGCGTTCGGCGGAGGCCTGTCGTGGGGCGCGGCCACCGTCACCTGGCCGGAGCTGCAGACCACCTGA
- a CDS encoding phosphopantetheine-binding protein: MLEQLKEILSNKLKVSPESITPEATREDIELDSLAVVELSLLLKSELDLDISDDDLLEAETVADMVRLMEDRSAKV; the protein is encoded by the coding sequence ATGCTGGAGCAGCTCAAGGAAATCCTGTCCAACAAGCTCAAGGTGTCGCCCGAGTCGATCACTCCGGAGGCCACCCGGGAGGACATCGAACTGGACTCGCTGGCCGTGGTGGAGCTGTCGCTGCTGCTGAAGTCCGAGCTGGACCTGGACATCAGCGACGACGACCTGCTGGAGGCCGAGACCGTGGCCGACATGGTCCGGCTCATGGAGGATCGGAGCGCGAAGGTCTGA
- a CDS encoding beta-ketoacyl synthase — MAGMDIAVTGLGLVTPGGIGVGPSWAAVCDGRPAAAFDPVLADNPVKISCRVPGFDPEALLSARRAHRLDRFVQFALVAAHEAVADAGLDPQTWDGARVGVVLGCADGGPGTVEEQHDVLREQGADRVSPLLLPMQLPNMLAGQTAIEFGATGPNLVVATACASGATAIGTARDLLALGRCDIVLAGGSEAMITPLVMAGFAQMGALSGRHDDPASASRPFDADRDGFVAGEGSGILVMERVADARARGAHIHGRIIGYGATADAHHMTSPHPDGAGIEAAVRAALADAGADPDDVQHVNAHGTSTPLNDLSEARMIRRTLRGDPLVTSTKGVTGHLLGAAGAVEAAFTVLSVEHEVVPPIANLVMPDPRIEVKLAQTLTEMPIDLALSNSLGFGGQNTALAIAPA; from the coding sequence ATGGCCGGCATGGACATCGCCGTCACCGGACTCGGTCTGGTCACCCCGGGTGGCATCGGGGTCGGGCCGAGCTGGGCGGCGGTCTGCGACGGCAGGCCGGCCGCCGCCTTCGACCCGGTGCTGGCGGACAACCCCGTGAAGATCTCCTGCCGGGTGCCCGGTTTCGACCCCGAGGCACTGCTGAGCGCGCGCCGCGCCCACCGCCTGGACAGGTTCGTGCAGTTCGCCCTGGTCGCCGCGCACGAGGCGGTGGCCGACGCGGGCCTGGACCCGCAGACCTGGGACGGTGCCCGGGTGGGCGTGGTGCTGGGCTGCGCCGACGGCGGTCCGGGCACCGTCGAGGAGCAGCACGACGTGCTGCGCGAGCAGGGCGCCGACCGGGTGTCGCCGCTGCTGCTGCCCATGCAGCTGCCGAACATGCTGGCCGGTCAGACGGCCATCGAGTTCGGGGCGACCGGGCCCAACCTGGTGGTGGCCACCGCCTGCGCCTCGGGCGCGACCGCCATCGGGACGGCCCGGGACCTGCTGGCGCTCGGCCGGTGCGACATCGTGCTGGCCGGCGGCAGCGAGGCCATGATCACCCCTCTGGTCATGGCCGGGTTCGCCCAGATGGGCGCGCTGTCCGGGCGGCACGACGATCCGGCGTCCGCGTCCCGTCCGTTCGACGCGGACCGGGACGGCTTCGTCGCCGGGGAGGGCTCCGGGATCCTCGTGATGGAGCGCGTCGCGGACGCCCGGGCCCGGGGCGCGCACATCCACGGCCGCATCATCGGGTACGGCGCCACCGCCGACGCCCACCACATGACGTCGCCGCACCCGGACGGCGCCGGCATCGAGGCGGCCGTGCGCGCGGCCCTCGCCGACGCGGGCGCCGACCCGGACGACGTGCAGCACGTCAACGCCCACGGGACCTCGACCCCGCTGAACGACCTGTCCGAGGCCCGCATGATCCGGCGGACCCTGCGCGGGGACCCGCTGGTCACGTCCACGAAGGGAGTCACCGGTCACCTGCTCGGCGCGGCCGGCGCGGTCGAGGCCGCGTTCACCGTGCTGAGCGTGGAGCACGAAGTGGTTCCGCCGATCGCCAACCTGGTCATGCCCGATCCCCGGATCGAGGTCAAGCTGGCGCAGACCCTCACCGAGATGCCCATCGACCTGGCACTGAGCAACTCGCTCGGGTTCGGCGGGCAGAACACCGCTCTCGCCATCGCACCGGCCTGA
- a CDS encoding APC family permease: MSTNGSPPPSGRLGTGHILFLIVAAAAPLSAMVGTVPLAFALGDGAGVPAAFLFAGITLLCFSAGYAVSARRTGGSGGFYASVADGLGRPPAVAAGYVALLSYNCATIGLAGALGYFTQLVLAAHGLTVSWQWCAAVGLLLTAVLGYREIALSARVLALLMLGEIGVLAALDVAILARHGVHALPTASFAPHTAAGHGVGVSLMFAFVSFIGFESAALYGKEAKDPRRSVPRATYAAVVLIAGFYALTSWLAVGAIGSDRVREVAGEQMGDLFFVLGDDFLGTAGSTGLQILLCTSLFAATLALHSAANRYAQVLAEDGLLPGSLAVEHPRHRSPHRASLAQSALTALVVAGFALAGLDPYADLTTSMLGLGTLGIVALQALAALSVLGLRRRTGGGHWWRETAAPLLGFAGLAASVWLVVGNFDMLTGSPSKVIAVLPWLLPLVALGGLVHAARLRSAHPLRYRLLGTRHTGSAAPDPSPASPALSGDRHA; encoded by the coding sequence ATGTCCACCAACGGTTCCCCGCCACCGTCGGGCCGGCTCGGTACCGGACACATCCTGTTCCTCATCGTCGCCGCCGCGGCACCGCTGTCCGCCATGGTCGGCACCGTCCCGCTCGCCTTCGCCCTCGGCGACGGAGCGGGCGTGCCCGCGGCCTTCCTGTTCGCCGGGATCACCCTGCTGTGCTTCTCGGCCGGGTACGCGGTCAGTGCCCGGCGCACCGGCGGCTCGGGCGGTTTCTACGCCTCCGTCGCCGACGGACTGGGCCGGCCGCCCGCGGTCGCGGCCGGGTACGTCGCCCTGCTCTCCTACAACTGCGCGACCATCGGCCTGGCGGGCGCGCTCGGCTACTTCACCCAGTTGGTGCTCGCCGCGCACGGGCTGACCGTGTCCTGGCAGTGGTGCGCGGCCGTCGGCCTGCTGCTGACCGCCGTGCTCGGCTACCGGGAGATCGCGCTCAGCGCCCGGGTGCTGGCCCTGCTGATGCTCGGCGAGATCGGGGTGCTGGCCGCCCTGGACGTGGCGATCCTCGCCCGGCACGGCGTGCACGCCCTGCCCACCGCCTCCTTCGCCCCGCACACCGCGGCCGGGCACGGCGTGGGGGTCTCGTTGATGTTCGCCTTCGTGTCGTTCATCGGCTTCGAGTCGGCCGCCCTGTACGGCAAGGAGGCGAAGGACCCGCGGCGCAGCGTGCCGCGCGCCACCTACGCGGCGGTCGTCCTGATCGCCGGTTTCTACGCCCTGACCAGCTGGCTGGCGGTGGGCGCGATCGGCAGCGACCGGGTGCGGGAGGTCGCCGGCGAGCAGATGGGCGACCTGTTCTTCGTGCTCGGTGACGACTTCCTCGGCACGGCGGGCAGCACGGGCCTGCAGATCCTGCTGTGCACCAGCCTGTTCGCGGCGACGCTGGCCCTGCACAGCGCCGCCAACCGCTACGCCCAGGTCCTCGCCGAGGACGGCCTGCTGCCCGGCTCCCTGGCCGTCGAGCACCCCCGGCACCGCTCCCCGCACCGGGCGAGCCTCGCGCAGAGCGCGCTGACCGCGCTGGTCGTGGCCGGGTTCGCGCTGGCCGGCCTGGACCCGTACGCCGACCTGACCACCAGCATGCTCGGTCTGGGCACGCTCGGCATCGTCGCCCTGCAGGCGCTGGCCGCGCTGTCGGTGCTCGGGCTGCGCCGGCGCACGGGCGGCGGGCACTGGTGGCGGGAGACGGCGGCCCCGCTGCTGGGCTTCGCGGGCCTGGCCGCCTCGGTGTGGCTGGTGGTCGGCAACTTCGACATGCTCACCGGCTCGCCGTCGAAGGTGATCGCCGTCCTGCCCTGGCTGCTGCCGCTGGTCGCCCTCGGCGGCCTGGTCCACGCCGCCCGGCTGCGCTCGGCCCACCCGCTGCGCTACCGCCTGCTCGGCACCCGCCACACCGGGTCCGCCGCCCCCGACCCCTCCCCCGCCTCCCCCGCCCTGTCAGGAGACCGCCATGCATGA